A section of the Deinococcus taeanensis genome encodes:
- the tpiA gene encoding triose-phosphate isomerase: MPNNLLALNWKMNKTPTEARAWAQDLSEKLVPGDATLAVMAPAVTLSALAANLPAGVAFGGQDVSAHDSGAYTGEISAAMLKDVGASYVVVGHSERRDYHGESDALVAAKARQAQANGLIPIVCVGEKLDVREKGEHVPFTLAQLTGSLEGVSSDVVIAYEPVWAIGTGRTATADDAEELAAAIRGALEQRYGAAAAEVRVLYGGSVKPDNIASICAKPNVNGALVGGASLKVSDVLGMNDALK; the protein is encoded by the coding sequence ATGCCGAACAACCTGCTGGCCCTGAACTGGAAGATGAACAAGACCCCCACCGAGGCGCGCGCGTGGGCGCAGGATCTCTCGGAGAAACTCGTTCCGGGCGACGCGACCCTGGCCGTTATGGCGCCCGCCGTGACCCTCAGTGCGCTCGCGGCCAACCTGCCGGCGGGCGTGGCCTTTGGGGGCCAGGACGTGTCTGCGCATGACTCCGGCGCGTACACCGGCGAGATCAGCGCCGCGATGCTCAAGGACGTCGGCGCGAGCTACGTTGTCGTGGGCCACAGCGAACGGCGTGACTACCACGGTGAGTCAGACGCCCTCGTGGCTGCCAAAGCCAGGCAGGCGCAGGCGAACGGCCTGATCCCCATCGTATGTGTGGGCGAGAAGCTCGATGTGCGCGAGAAAGGTGAGCACGTGCCCTTCACGCTGGCGCAGCTGACCGGCAGCCTGGAGGGCGTGAGCAGTGACGTGGTGATCGCCTACGAGCCTGTCTGGGCGATTGGGACTGGCCGGACCGCCACGGCCGACGACGCGGAGGAACTGGCCGCCGCCATTCGCGGCGCGCTGGAACAACGGTACGGCGCGGCGGCAGCTGAAGTGCGCGTGCTGTACGGCGGGAGCGTGAAGCCGGACAATATTGCCAGCATCTGCGCAAAGCCAAATGTGAACGGTGCGCTGGTGGGCGGCGCCAGTCTGAAGGTCTCTGATGTTCTGGGCATGAATGACGCGCTGAAGTGA
- a CDS encoding GNAT family N-acetyltransferase: MTTSTPTVMRRDRTQFTEEFTRQFVTHLNELRRESNPGDPAIRAQDIWGQLQHLPAMVDMHIWTVEDDTGIHAHARTQMLNLDTNRHVAELDVMVAPAWRHRGLGRDLLRQAAQFVQTRGRTLLLTRTVDRVPAGEAFAVRAGFERGQVNRESRLMLTDIPDGLLDRWTARPDDDYSIEFWLNGTPDAQLTGYATLLNVMNSAPRDDLNVEDTHITAKEVQEMEQLSRAGGRTLLTAVVRAPNGELVGLNELSWREARPEIVAQGNTGVLPEHRGHGLGRWLKGANVKELARHNPGAREIRTQNAESNSPMLKINTDMGFRPFIAATVWQGDVHTVLARLKKE, from the coding sequence ATGACCACCAGCACACCAACCGTCATGCGGCGCGACCGCACGCAGTTCACCGAGGAATTCACCCGGCAGTTCGTGACCCACCTGAACGAACTCAGACGCGAATCGAACCCCGGTGACCCGGCCATCCGCGCGCAGGACATCTGGGGTCAGCTGCAGCACCTCCCCGCCATGGTCGACATGCACATCTGGACCGTGGAGGACGACACCGGCATTCACGCCCACGCCCGCACGCAGATGCTGAACCTCGACACCAACCGGCACGTCGCGGAACTCGACGTCATGGTCGCGCCCGCCTGGCGACACCGGGGCCTGGGCCGCGACCTGCTGCGCCAAGCCGCGCAGTTCGTGCAGACGCGCGGGCGGACCCTGCTGCTGACCCGCACCGTTGACCGCGTGCCGGCGGGCGAGGCGTTCGCTGTGCGCGCCGGCTTCGAGCGGGGGCAGGTGAACCGCGAGAGCCGGCTGATGCTCACAGACATCCCGGACGGCCTGCTCGACCGCTGGACCGCCCGTCCCGACGACGACTACAGCATCGAATTCTGGCTGAACGGAACGCCCGACGCGCAACTGACCGGGTACGCCACCCTCCTGAACGTGATGAACAGCGCCCCACGGGACGACCTGAACGTGGAGGACACCCACATCACCGCGAAGGAAGTCCAGGAAATGGAGCAGCTGAGCCGCGCCGGTGGGCGCACGCTCCTGACCGCCGTGGTCCGCGCCCCGAACGGCGAGCTGGTTGGCCTGAACGAACTGTCCTGGCGCGAAGCGCGCCCGGAGATCGTGGCGCAGGGCAACACCGGGGTGCTGCCCGAACACCGAGGCCACGGCCTGGGCCGCTGGCTGAAAGGGGCGAACGTGAAGGAACTCGCCCGGCACAATCCGGGCGCCCGCGAAATCCGCACGCAGAATGCCGAGAGCAACAGCCCGATGCTCAAAATCAACACCGACATGGGCTTCCGGCCGTTCATTGCCGCCACCGTGTGGCAGGGCGACGTGCACACGGTCCTGGCCCGCCTGAAAAAGGAGTAA
- a CDS encoding phosphoglycerate kinase, protein MQNLNSLDVSGKRVLVRVDYNVPVKDGVVQDDTRVTASLPTINALLDAGARNVILMSHFGRPKNGPEEKYSLRPVAPVLQQVLGRPVTFIEGTADSEETLAAVQALPGGAVALLENVRFSTGEEKNNAELNEKLARLGDAFVLDAFGSAHRAHSSVSGVAERLPHAAGTLLQTEVDALGKLLHGAERPYVVIIGGAKVSDKIKVIENLLPRVDRLLIGGGMAYTFIKSQGGKIGESIHEDDQLDLARRLLSEYGDKIMLPVDVVAADAFSADANTQVVASNAIPDGWQGLDAGPATVEQYSEALKGARTVFWNGPLGVFEFPAFASGTNAIAAAVGSLKNQAYTVIGGGDSVSAINKSGKADQIDHISTGGGASLELLEGKALPGVEAMK, encoded by the coding sequence ATGCAGAACCTGAATTCCCTCGATGTCAGCGGCAAACGCGTCCTGGTGCGCGTGGACTACAACGTGCCCGTCAAGGACGGCGTGGTGCAGGACGACACGCGCGTCACCGCCAGCCTCCCCACCATCAACGCCCTGCTGGACGCCGGGGCGCGCAACGTGATCCTCATGAGCCACTTCGGCCGTCCCAAGAACGGCCCTGAAGAGAAATACTCTCTGCGCCCCGTGGCGCCGGTCCTGCAACAGGTGCTGGGCCGCCCGGTCACGTTCATTGAAGGCACCGCCGACAGCGAGGAAACGCTCGCCGCGGTGCAGGCCCTGCCCGGCGGCGCCGTGGCGCTGCTGGAGAACGTGCGCTTCAGCACCGGCGAGGAGAAGAACAACGCCGAGCTGAACGAGAAACTTGCCCGCCTGGGTGACGCGTTCGTGCTGGACGCGTTCGGCAGCGCCCACCGCGCGCACTCCTCCGTCAGCGGCGTGGCTGAACGCCTGCCGCACGCGGCCGGCACCCTGCTGCAAACCGAAGTGGACGCCCTCGGGAAACTCCTGCACGGCGCCGAACGCCCGTACGTGGTGATCATCGGCGGCGCGAAGGTCAGCGACAAGATCAAGGTCATTGAGAACCTGCTGCCCCGCGTGGACCGCCTCCTGATCGGTGGCGGCATGGCCTACACGTTCATCAAGTCGCAGGGCGGCAAGATCGGCGAGAGCATCCATGAAGACGATCAGCTTGACCTCGCCCGCCGCCTGCTCAGCGAGTACGGGGACAAAATCATGCTGCCCGTGGACGTCGTTGCCGCCGACGCCTTCAGCGCCGACGCGAACACCCAGGTGGTGGCCTCGAACGCCATCCCGGACGGGTGGCAGGGCCTGGACGCCGGACCCGCCACGGTCGAGCAGTACAGCGAGGCGCTCAAGGGGGCCAGAACCGTCTTCTGGAACGGACCACTCGGTGTATTCGAATTCCCCGCCTTCGCCAGTGGCACCAACGCCATCGCCGCCGCCGTGGGCAGCCTGAAGAACCAGGCGTACACCGTGATCGGCGGCGGCGACTCCGTAAGCGCCATCAACAAGAGCGGCAAAGCCGATCAGATCGACCACATCAGCACCGGCGGCGGCGCCAGTCTCGAACTGCTCGAAGGCAAAGCGCTGCCCGGCGTCGAAGCAATGAAATGA
- the gap gene encoding type I glyceraldehyde-3-phosphate dehydrogenase gives MKVGINGFGRIGRLVFRILVARGVDVVAINDLTDNKTLATLLKYDSTAGKFDGTVEYDESSLTVNGKQIHALAERDPANIKWGDLGVDIVIESTGIFTSREGAGKHLEGGAKKVIITAPAKGEDISVVLGVNEQDYDPAQHNIISNASCTTNSLGAPMKLIDEAFGIEKAIMTTVHSYTNDQRVLDLPHSDLRRARAAAVNIIPTSTGAAKAVSQVYPALKGKFDGTSLRVPTPTGSISDVVVILKREVTVDEVNKVFRDAAEGSHKGIIAYTEDPIVLSDIVGDPHSAIIDGGLTMVMGNLVKFFSWYDNEWGYSNRIADLVELVQQKG, from the coding sequence ATGAAAGTAGGGATTAACGGCTTCGGCCGCATCGGCCGTCTGGTGTTCCGCATCCTCGTGGCGCGCGGCGTGGACGTCGTCGCCATCAACGACCTCACCGACAACAAGACGCTCGCCACCCTCCTGAAGTACGACAGCACCGCCGGCAAGTTCGACGGCACCGTCGAGTACGACGAATCCAGCCTCACCGTGAACGGCAAGCAGATCCACGCCCTGGCCGAACGCGATCCCGCCAACATCAAGTGGGGCGACCTGGGCGTCGACATCGTGATCGAGTCCACCGGGATCTTCACCAGCCGCGAAGGCGCCGGCAAGCACCTCGAGGGCGGCGCGAAGAAGGTCATCATCACCGCCCCCGCCAAAGGCGAGGACATCAGCGTCGTGCTGGGCGTCAACGAGCAGGACTACGACCCCGCGCAGCACAACATCATCAGCAACGCCAGCTGCACCACCAACAGCCTCGGCGCCCCCATGAAGCTGATCGACGAAGCCTTCGGCATCGAGAAGGCCATCATGACCACCGTCCACTCCTACACCAACGACCAGCGCGTGCTGGACCTGCCGCACAGCGACCTGCGCCGCGCGCGCGCCGCCGCCGTGAACATCATCCCCACCAGCACCGGCGCCGCCAAGGCCGTGTCCCAGGTGTACCCCGCCCTGAAAGGCAAGTTCGACGGCACCAGCCTGCGCGTGCCCACCCCCACCGGCTCCATCAGCGACGTCGTCGTGATTCTCAAGCGCGAGGTTACCGTTGACGAGGTGAACAAGGTCTTCCGTGACGCCGCCGAAGGCAGCCACAAGGGCATCATCGCCTACACCGAAGACCCCATCGTCCTGTCCGACATCGTGGGCGACCCGCACAGCGCCATCATCGACGGCGGCCTGACCATGGTGATGGGCAACCTCGTGAAGTTCTTCAGCTGGTACGACAACGAGTGGGGCTACAGCAACCGCATCGCCGACCTCGTCGAACTCGTGCAGCAGAAAGGCTAA
- a CDS encoding YceI family protein: MKRTIAGLAGTALVAGSMVSAAPYRASDGTATFTYTVRFIPVRGTISGVSASVTLDPANLAATAGTVTVPVANLKTGISLRDAHAKREDALNAAKFPNATFTLEKLTGGKLVEGQTLATTATGKLTVKGTAKAVSVPVKATLQDGKVNVSTQFKFNPFDFDVRYPGSSDSVTVEVSFVLTTTG, translated from the coding sequence ATGAAGCGGACAATTGCAGGACTGGCAGGGACCGCCCTCGTGGCGGGGTCCATGGTGAGCGCGGCCCCTTACCGCGCCTCAGACGGTACGGCGACGTTTACGTACACCGTGAGGTTCATTCCGGTGCGCGGCACGATCAGTGGCGTGAGTGCGAGCGTGACGCTGGACCCCGCGAATCTCGCGGCGACCGCCGGCACGGTGACGGTGCCGGTGGCGAACCTGAAAACCGGCATCAGCCTGAGGGACGCCCATGCCAAGCGTGAGGACGCCCTCAACGCCGCGAAGTTCCCGAACGCGACGTTCACGCTGGAGAAACTCACCGGCGGGAAGCTGGTGGAGGGTCAGACGCTGGCCACGACGGCCACCGGGAAACTGACAGTGAAGGGCACGGCGAAGGCTGTCAGCGTGCCGGTGAAGGCAACGCTGCAGGACGGGAAGGTGAACGTGAGCACCCAGTTCAAGTTCAACCCGTTCGACTTTGACGTGCGCTACCCGGGCAGCAGTGACAGCGTGACGGTGGAGGTCTCGTTCGTGCTCACGACCACCGGCTGA
- a CDS encoding aspartate kinase has product MAYDLLVMKFGGTNMQDARAIRHSATLAARSLRDHVKVVVVVSAMAGVTNQLLKLADAAQSGDIASANDEIALMRTRHFTAAQELGAAPDSDTVREIREMHETLRQAVYGVYLLRELTPRSRDLIVAFGERLSAPLMRLALEQDGLRAHHLTGGEAGILTDSHFGNAKPLLSTYERVKDRLSGLLSAGVTPVVAGFMGETEKGAITTLGRGGTDFSATIIGKALGADEVWAWKDVDGVMSADPRVVRDAQNIEVLSYGEVMELAYFGAKVLHPLAVTPLQESGIPLRVKSAADPDFPGTLVQAAPRDDARHPVKAVTAIRNVSIINVSGAGVLGIPEVIASVFDAIARENVTLLMVSQSSSMSNVSLAVQTVDAERTLAALRAGVSLELKVEEQDGVAVLAIVGSGMRGQRGVSARMFTALAEQDVNVLMISQGSSELNVSVAVEAAHVDAATVAVHSAFGLGETKVSA; this is encoded by the coding sequence ATGGCCTACGACCTCCTCGTAATGAAATTCGGCGGCACCAACATGCAGGACGCCCGCGCCATCCGCCACAGCGCCACGCTGGCCGCGCGGAGTCTGCGCGACCACGTGAAGGTCGTCGTGGTCGTCTCAGCCATGGCCGGCGTCACCAACCAGCTGCTGAAACTCGCTGACGCCGCCCAGTCCGGCGACATTGCCAGCGCCAACGACGAGATCGCCCTGATGCGCACCCGCCACTTCACGGCGGCGCAGGAACTGGGCGCCGCGCCCGACAGTGACACCGTGCGGGAGATCCGCGAGATGCATGAAACGCTCCGCCAGGCGGTGTACGGCGTGTACCTGCTGCGCGAACTCACGCCGCGCAGCCGCGATCTGATCGTCGCGTTCGGTGAGCGGCTCTCGGCGCCGCTGATGCGCCTCGCGCTGGAACAGGATGGCCTGCGCGCCCACCATCTCACCGGCGGTGAGGCCGGCATCCTGACCGATTCGCACTTCGGGAATGCCAAACCGCTTCTCAGCACCTACGAACGCGTCAAGGACCGCCTCAGCGGCCTGCTGAGTGCGGGCGTCACGCCGGTCGTGGCCGGCTTCATGGGTGAAACCGAGAAGGGCGCCATCACCACGCTGGGCCGCGGCGGCACGGATTTCAGCGCCACCATCATCGGCAAAGCCCTTGGCGCCGACGAGGTGTGGGCGTGGAAGGACGTCGACGGCGTCATGAGTGCCGACCCGCGCGTGGTGCGCGACGCGCAGAACATCGAGGTGCTCTCGTACGGCGAGGTGATGGAACTCGCGTACTTCGGAGCGAAGGTCCTGCACCCCCTGGCCGTGACGCCCCTGCAGGAAAGCGGCATCCCGCTGCGCGTGAAAAGTGCCGCGGACCCGGACTTTCCCGGCACGCTCGTGCAGGCCGCGCCGCGCGACGACGCCCGTCACCCGGTCAAGGCCGTGACGGCCATCCGGAACGTCAGCATCATCAACGTGAGCGGTGCGGGCGTCCTGGGCATCCCGGAAGTGATCGCCAGTGTGTTCGACGCGATCGCCCGGGAGAACGTCACGCTGCTGATGGTCTCGCAGAGTTCCTCCATGAGCAACGTGTCCCTGGCGGTGCAGACCGTGGACGCCGAGCGCACCCTGGCCGCCCTGCGCGCCGGCGTGAGTCTGGAACTGAAGGTCGAGGAGCAGGACGGCGTGGCCGTCCTGGCGATCGTGGGCAGCGGCATGCGCGGCCAGAGGGGGGTGTCTGCGCGGATGTTCACTGCGCTGGCCGAGCAGGACGTCAATGTCCTGATGATCTCCCAGGGCAGCAGCGAACTGAACGTCTCCGTTGCCGTGGAGGCCGCGCACGTGGACGCCGCCACAGTCGCTGTGCACAGCGCCTTCGGGCTGGGGGAAACCAAGGTCAGCGCCTGA
- a CDS encoding phosphatase PAP2 family protein, giving the protein MFPRSRREFLPFIKDHWRSLLFLLLGVMIPFALFTQLSHEIFREGGFEWDQAVLNWYAQRRTPGLTRFAQLLAQLGGVSVLPFVTFAIAWLLGQTRGKAHGWFLVTGVVGAILLNVAAKVVFQRPRPDELVAVLTEPGYSFPSGHAMANAAFGIALTLVFWRSRAGWPVAVFGALWAVAVGASRNYLGVHYPSDVLAGFTASATWVAGVYILMRRRWPQLRRSPAGPQDTLGEPPAAQS; this is encoded by the coding sequence ATGTTTCCCCGGTCCCGCCGTGAATTCCTGCCGTTCATCAAGGATCACTGGCGCTCCCTGCTGTTTCTGCTGCTGGGGGTCATGATTCCGTTTGCGCTGTTCACCCAGCTGAGCCACGAGATTTTCCGGGAGGGCGGCTTCGAGTGGGACCAGGCGGTCTTGAACTGGTACGCGCAGCGGCGCACGCCGGGCCTGACGCGCTTCGCGCAGCTTCTGGCGCAACTGGGCGGCGTGTCGGTCCTGCCGTTCGTGACGTTCGCCATCGCGTGGCTGCTCGGCCAGACACGCGGCAAGGCGCACGGGTGGTTCCTCGTGACCGGCGTGGTGGGCGCCATCCTGCTGAATGTCGCGGCGAAAGTGGTGTTTCAGCGCCCCCGCCCGGACGAGCTGGTGGCCGTCCTGACCGAGCCCGGGTACAGCTTCCCAAGCGGGCACGCCATGGCGAACGCCGCGTTCGGGATCGCCCTGACCCTGGTGTTCTGGCGGTCCCGGGCCGGCTGGCCGGTCGCCGTGTTCGGGGCGCTGTGGGCAGTGGCGGTGGGCGCAAGTCGCAATTACCTGGGCGTGCACTACCCGTCCGATGTGCTGGCGGGCTTCACGGCCAGCGCCACCTGGGTGGCGGGCGTGTACATCCTGATGCGCCGGCGCTGGCCGCAACTGCGCCGCTCGCCTGCCGGGCCGCAGGACACGCTGGGTGAACCGCCGGCAGCCCAGAGCTAG
- the uvrC gene encoding excinuclease ABC subunit UvrC, translated as MHPDDLPVLPITPGVYIFRKGGTPIYIGKANNLRSRVGQHFKAGGKSGKFTALADTLEFITARNEVEALVLEANLIKQHRPHYNVTLKDDKHYPFLKLTNETFPMLVVTRRVLKDGGNYYGPYPDSSAVRRVKHLIDTMFPLRKNSGLPLQKKPRPCLNYHMGRCLGPCVDRAEPDAYARVVEDVRALLEGRAAPVIARLRDDMKVAASAQDFEQAARVRDRVQAVEKLFGTEQHAFVSDETDLDFLGAAQAGEYAMVQLFRMRGGRVVGRDKRFLTGTEDAPLGEIVEAFVQDYYTQATHVPPLILLPADFEDAPIWSEFLSEKAGRRIEMRAPKRGDKVDLIDMAQRNATTGLESELALLERRGDHPGLDALREVLALPDRPWRIEGYDNSNLFGTNIVSGMVVFEGGRTRRGEHRRFKVRGLDHPDDYTSMRQTITRRFTGSLADKLPLPDLLLIDGGRGQVNAALDALKEANVQIPVVGLAKREERLILPGRYGAQWWLDTGTEIGVERELLLPHTHPALRMLIGVRDEVHNYAVTYHRKLRGQDMLRSVFDDLPGIGQKRRDALLEHFTSLEDLASAPVEQIAAVPGMTLRAAQSVKTFLTQREANHTPLSN; from the coding sequence GTGCATCCAGACGATCTGCCCGTGCTGCCCATCACCCCCGGCGTGTACATCTTCCGCAAGGGCGGCACCCCGATCTACATCGGCAAGGCGAACAACCTCCGCAGCCGCGTCGGACAGCACTTCAAAGCAGGCGGCAAAAGCGGAAAGTTCACCGCGCTGGCCGACACCCTGGAATTCATCACGGCCCGCAACGAGGTGGAGGCGCTCGTGCTGGAAGCCAACCTCATCAAGCAGCACCGCCCCCACTACAACGTCACGCTCAAGGACGACAAACACTACCCGTTCCTGAAACTCACCAACGAAACCTTCCCCATGCTGGTCGTGACCCGCCGCGTGCTCAAGGACGGCGGCAACTACTACGGCCCGTACCCGGACTCGTCTGCCGTGCGCCGAGTCAAGCACCTGATCGACACCATGTTCCCGCTGCGCAAGAACAGCGGCCTGCCCCTGCAGAAAAAACCCCGCCCCTGCCTGAACTACCACATGGGCCGCTGCCTGGGACCCTGCGTGGACCGTGCCGAGCCGGACGCGTACGCGCGGGTGGTCGAGGACGTCCGCGCCCTGCTCGAAGGCCGCGCCGCGCCCGTGATCGCCCGGCTGCGTGACGACATGAAAGTCGCTGCCAGCGCCCAGGACTTCGAGCAGGCCGCCCGCGTGCGCGACCGCGTGCAGGCCGTGGAAAAGCTGTTCGGAACAGAACAGCACGCCTTCGTGAGTGACGAAACCGACCTGGACTTCCTGGGCGCCGCGCAGGCCGGGGAGTACGCCATGGTGCAGCTGTTCCGCATGCGCGGGGGGCGGGTCGTGGGCCGCGACAAGCGGTTCCTGACCGGCACGGAGGACGCTCCGCTCGGTGAGATTGTCGAGGCGTTCGTGCAGGACTACTACACGCAGGCCACCCACGTCCCGCCGCTGATTCTGCTGCCCGCCGACTTCGAGGACGCGCCCATCTGGAGTGAATTCCTCAGCGAGAAAGCCGGCCGGCGCATCGAGATGCGCGCCCCGAAACGCGGCGACAAGGTCGACCTGATTGACATGGCGCAGCGCAACGCCACCACGGGCCTGGAAAGCGAACTCGCGCTGCTCGAGCGCCGCGGCGACCACCCCGGACTGGACGCCCTGCGGGAGGTGCTGGCCCTCCCGGACCGCCCATGGCGGATCGAAGGGTACGACAACAGCAACCTGTTCGGCACGAACATCGTGTCCGGCATGGTCGTGTTTGAGGGCGGCCGGACGCGGCGCGGCGAGCACCGGCGCTTCAAGGTGCGCGGCCTGGACCACCCGGACGACTACACCAGCATGCGCCAGACGATCACGCGGCGCTTCACCGGCAGCCTCGCGGACAAGCTGCCCCTCCCGGACCTGCTGCTGATCGACGGCGGGCGCGGACAGGTGAATGCCGCGCTGGACGCCCTGAAAGAAGCCAACGTGCAGATTCCCGTGGTCGGGCTTGCCAAACGTGAGGAACGCCTGATCCTGCCCGGGCGGTACGGCGCGCAGTGGTGGCTGGACACAGGAACCGAAATCGGCGTGGAGCGCGAACTGCTTCTGCCTCACACGCACCCGGCCCTGCGCATGCTGATCGGCGTGCGCGACGAGGTGCACAACTACGCCGTGACGTACCACCGCAAGCTGCGCGGACAGGACATGCTGCGCAGCGTGTTCGACGATCTGCCCGGCATCGGTCAGAAACGCCGGGACGCGCTGCTGGAACACTTCACCAGCCTGGAGGATCTCGCCAGCGCCCCGGTAGAACAGATTGCCGCGGTGCCGGGCATGACGCTGCGCGCCGCGCAGAGCGTCAAGACGTTCCTGACGCAGCGCGAAGCGAACCACACGCCGCTGAGCAACTGA